One part of the Spiroplasma turonicum genome encodes these proteins:
- a CDS encoding purine-nucleoside phosphorylase: MKRIEEITNYIKTQFNKSIDMAIILGSGLSSIVNDINIIKEISYKDIPYFIESEVVGHDSKMIFAEVMDKNILIFKGRFHYYEGYDISDVVLPIRVIANLKIKNLILTNACGGISDFLNPGDLMIIKDHIGLFCPSPLRGKNYDQFGTRFPDMTNVYNNDLIDTTKQIAKKLNIEVKEGTYAYFHGPMYETPAEINSYKFLGADAIGMSTVPEAIVAHHAGINILGISLITNKAAGLGGKLSHQEVLETAKLSENKFKELLLNVITKHFYNNYNKK, translated from the coding sequence ATGAAAAGAATAGAAGAAATAACAAATTATATAAAAACTCAGTTCAACAAAAGTATAGATATGGCTATTATCTTGGGTAGTGGTTTATCATCAATTGTAAATGATATAAATATTATTAAAGAAATATCATACAAAGATATACCATATTTTATTGAAAGTGAAGTAGTAGGTCATGATTCTAAAATGATTTTTGCTGAAGTAATGGATAAAAATATTTTGATTTTCAAAGGTAGGTTTCATTATTATGAGGGTTATGACATTTCAGATGTAGTTTTACCAATAAGAGTTATTGCAAATTTAAAAATTAAGAATTTAATATTAACTAATGCATGTGGAGGTATTTCTGATTTTTTAAACCCAGGTGATTTAATGATAATTAAAGATCATATAGGATTGTTTTGTCCTTCTCCTTTAAGAGGAAAAAATTATGATCAATTTGGAACTAGATTTCCAGATATGACCAATGTTTATAATAATGATTTAATAGATACAACTAAACAAATTGCAAAAAAATTAAATATAGAAGTTAAAGAAGGTACATATGCATATTTTCATGGCCCAATGTATGAAACTCCAGCAGAAATAAATTCATATAAATTTTTAGGAGCAGATGCAATAGGGATGTCTACTGTTCCTGAAGCCATTGTAGCACATCATGCTGGGATAAATATTTTAGGAATTAGTTTAATAACTAATAAGGCTGCAGGTTTAGGTGGAAAATTAAGTCATCAAGAAGTTTTAGAAACTGCAAAGTTAAGTGAAAATAAGTTTAAAGAATTATTGTTAAATGTAATTACGAAACATTTTTATAATAACTATAATAAGAAATAA
- a CDS encoding PTS fructose transporter subunit IIABC produces MRISEKNLLVFINKDFSSKEDILKFISEKSSEANFIKDADYVYKKFIERENLSSTGLQDGFAIPHIVVEGLIEPYIICIKNNRGVFWDSLDGKNTSFIISIILPKNDKSEEKDIISEITKKLYNKSFKEAIKKSQLTSQIEELLFLKHKYENNYVNIIPNQKENLKIVAVTSCLVGISHTYLAEQKLLNTLTKDGYQIRVETQGSRGVGTKLTDEEIKDADLVIIASDVPIDKTRFIGKKLYETKVINAIRNPSKLLNDAKLNATSYFEDLDFVLTCNDNLKQNSLLKHIVSGINYMIPILIIGGICLATSNGLSKAIWGFEAGPPISERPYNILSIIERIGVAAFTLMVPILAAFIASSIGGKVAIAPSVVGGFIGNDASNFIQLPGLPIVSTPMGFIGSIISGICVGYFSRWVNTWNLPRSLKTLMPIFFIPIVGGIGISIIFIYIIGAPVGLLMQGFSEFINYIFTNKTNSLSITILAGALIGAMASLDVGGPINKIAFITCILLVEVGIYEPMGCYAAAVPVAPISMGLSTIFMKRFFTTEERTIGISSILIGIIGVSEGAIPLVLKDPKKTVLCNVIGGSTSSALACLFSIKNNAGHGGPLVAILGSVPYGQQTFLFLFSTLVGVSITTLIYCFMLLYTNGRVGSLKETYVIYRKSQINLYKYKFKCIKCSLKYLKHNESFEKRKDLKNKLVNIKLECKAKLRVSKKVFNELNKDYIKSNSAQKKAIKNNFLKLRSIKKDKINKLRIKHSKINIENVNKSDLPSNFKQEKNNINNEYKSKYKEAQIKNYKKYVDKFKEVMHIY; encoded by the coding sequence ATGAGAATAAGCGAAAAAAACTTATTGGTTTTTATTAATAAAGATTTTTCTTCCAAAGAAGACATCTTAAAATTTATTTCAGAAAAATCTTCAGAAGCAAATTTTATAAAAGATGCAGACTATGTTTATAAGAAATTTATAGAAAGAGAAAATTTATCATCTACTGGTTTGCAAGACGGTTTTGCAATACCTCATATAGTCGTAGAAGGTTTAATAGAACCATATATAATATGTATCAAAAATAATAGGGGAGTATTTTGAGATTCTTTGGATGGTAAAAACACATCATTTATAATTTCTATAATACTTCCTAAAAATGATAAAAGTGAAGAAAAAGATATAATAAGTGAAATTACAAAAAAACTGTATAACAAAAGCTTTAAAGAAGCAATTAAAAAGTCTCAATTAACATCACAAATAGAAGAATTATTGTTTTTAAAACATAAATATGAAAATAACTATGTAAATATTATTCCAAATCAAAAAGAAAACTTAAAAATAGTGGCTGTTACTTCATGTTTGGTTGGTATATCTCATACTTATTTAGCTGAGCAAAAATTGCTAAATACATTAACAAAAGATGGTTATCAAATTAGAGTTGAAACGCAAGGTTCAAGAGGTGTAGGGACTAAATTAACTGATGAAGAAATTAAAGATGCTGATCTTGTTATAATTGCATCAGATGTCCCAATTGATAAAACTAGATTTATTGGTAAAAAGCTATATGAAACAAAAGTTATTAACGCTATAAGAAACCCTTCAAAATTGTTAAATGATGCAAAATTAAATGCTACATCATACTTTGAAGATTTGGATTTTGTTTTAACATGTAATGATAATTTAAAACAAAACTCATTATTAAAACACATAGTTTCGGGAATTAATTATATGATACCAATTTTGATTATTGGAGGTATTTGTCTTGCTACTTCAAACGGATTATCAAAGGCTATTTGAGGTTTTGAGGCTGGACCACCAATTTCAGAAAGACCATATAATATTCTTTCAATTATTGAGAGAATTGGTGTTGCTGCATTTACATTAATGGTGCCAATATTGGCAGCTTTTATTGCTAGTTCTATTGGTGGTAAAGTTGCTATTGCACCTTCTGTTGTTGGTGGATTTATTGGTAATGATGCATCTAATTTTATACAATTACCAGGTCTTCCAATTGTTTCAACTCCAATGGGATTCATTGGTTCAATAATATCAGGCATATGTGTAGGTTATTTCTCTAGATGAGTTAATACATGGAACTTACCAAGAAGTTTAAAAACTTTAATGCCTATTTTTTTCATTCCAATAGTTGGAGGAATTGGTATTTCAATAATATTCATTTATATTATTGGAGCTCCAGTAGGATTATTAATGCAAGGATTTTCAGAATTCATCAATTATATATTTACTAATAAAACAAATAGTTTATCGATTACAATATTAGCTGGTGCTTTAATTGGGGCGATGGCCTCATTAGATGTTGGAGGACCAATTAATAAAATTGCATTTATAACTTGTATTTTGTTAGTCGAAGTAGGCATTTATGAGCCAATGGGTTGTTATGCAGCTGCAGTGCCAGTCGCTCCAATTAGTATGGGTTTATCAACAATATTTATGAAAAGATTCTTCACAACCGAAGAAAGAACTATTGGTATTAGTTCAATATTAATAGGTATAATTGGTGTTTCAGAAGGAGCAATACCTTTGGTATTAAAAGATCCGAAAAAAACAGTTTTATGTAATGTGATTGGAGGCTCTACTTCTTCAGCATTGGCATGTCTTTTCAGTATAAAAAATAATGCTGGACATGGTGGTCCATTAGTTGCAATACTTGGTTCTGTTCCTTATGGGCAACAAACATTTTTATTCTTATTTTCAACATTAGTTGGTGTTTCAATCACTACCTTAATTTATTGTTTTATGTTGTTATATACAAATGGAAGAGTCGGTTCATTAAAAGAAACTTATGTTATATATCGCAAATCTCAAATTAATTTATATAAATATAAATTTAAATGCATCAAATGTTCATTAAAATATTTAAAGCACAATGAATCATTTGAAAAAAGGAAAGACTTAAAAAACAAATTAGTTAATATCAAGTTAGAATGCAAAGCAAAATTAAGAGTTTCAAAAAAGGTTTTTAATGAATTGAATAAGGACTATATAAAATCAAATTCTGCACAAAAAAAAGCTATAAAAAACAACTTTTTAAAGTTAAGAAGTATAAAAAAAGATAAAATAAACAAGCTAAGAATTAAGCACTCTAAAATAAATATTGAGAATGTTAACAAAAGTGATTTACCAAGTAATTTTAAACAAGAAAAAAACAATATAAATAATGAGTATAAAAGTAAATATAAAGAAGCTCAAATAAAAAATTATAAAAAATATGTAGATAAGTTCAAAGAAGTAATGCACATTTATTAA
- a CDS encoding Holliday junction resolvase RecU, which yields MILKNKGLFLETIINNSIKNDDYEKGYLIYKMPINSKLINCEGNIVKSILETNYFCDYIGIYNGFYIEFEAKETEKTYFNLNNIKSNQKNKMYKVIENKGIAFVLIYFHIYNEIFLIDANDLKNFNKTKIEYDFFNNNIKKINFDNGKIDFNYVFNHLISYT from the coding sequence ATGATATTAAAAAATAAGGGTTTGTTTTTAGAAACAATTATAAATAATAGTATAAAAAATGATGATTATGAAAAAGGATACTTAATTTATAAAATGCCAATAAATTCAAAGTTAATTAATTGTGAGGGAAATATAGTGAAATCTATTTTGGAGACTAATTATTTTTGTGATTATATTGGTATTTATAATGGATTTTATATTGAGTTTGAAGCGAAAGAAACAGAAAAAACATATTTTAATTTAAATAATATAAAAAGTAATCAAAAAAATAAAATGTACAAAGTAATTGAAAATAAAGGTATTGCTTTTGTACTAATTTATTTTCATATTTATAATGAAATTTTTTTAATAGATGCAAATGACTTAAAAAACTTTAATAAAACTAAAATTGAGTATGATTTTTTTAATAATAATATAAAAAAAATCAATTTCGATAATGGTAAAATTGATTTTAATTATGTATTTAATCATTTAATCAGTTATACATAG
- a CDS encoding DnaD family protein has translation MNQLFKSGYLNKKAVLILNYSKVGLTENQLSIILLIMELSTEEQKNFTPSQLSNYMTLTSNEIEIEISKLLKNNLIKLVVKSKKTILDLSPLFNKLLVNLEDEYAKNKIKENYKIIENKLNYKLNDNDIQKLEEYSSVGISISKITSIIDSSNISNLDELFKVLDSKSKNSSVKITMYNWLND, from the coding sequence ATGAATCAATTATTTAAAAGTGGTTATTTAAATAAAAAAGCAGTTTTAATACTTAATTATTCAAAAGTAGGATTAACAGAAAATCAACTTTCAATAATATTGCTTATTATGGAACTATCAACTGAAGAACAAAAAAACTTTACACCATCTCAACTATCAAATTATATGACTTTAACAAGTAATGAAATTGAAATAGAAATCTCAAAACTATTAAAAAATAATTTGATTAAACTTGTAGTAAAATCTAAAAAAACTATTTTAGACTTATCACCTTTATTTAATAAACTATTAGTAAACCTTGAAGATGAATATGCAAAAAACAAAATAAAAGAGAATTATAAAATAATCGAAAATAAATTAAATTATAAATTAAATGATAATGATATACAAAAACTTGAAGAATATTCAAGCGTTGGTATATCGATATCTAAAATTACAAGTATTATAGATTCTTCTAATATAAGTAATTTAGACGAATTATTTAAAGTATTAGATTCTAAATCTAAAAATAGCTCTGTAAAAATTACTATGTATAACTGATTAAATGATTAA
- a CDS encoding HU family DNA-binding protein — translation MTKKELSEKLSVNFDTSKAEAEKIVSYIFDEISNALTSKEEVQISGFGKFLTSDRAAREGVNPATGEKIKIAATTVAKFKAAKQLKDAVAK, via the coding sequence ATGACAAAAAAAGAATTATCAGAAAAATTATCAGTGAATTTCGACACTTCTAAAGCAGAAGCAGAAAAAATTGTAAGTTATATATTTGACGAAATATCAAATGCTTTGACAAGTAAGGAAGAAGTTCAAATCTCAGGATTTGGTAAGTTCTTAACAAGTGATAGAGCAGCTCGTGAAGGTGTTAATCCAGCAACTGGTGAAAAAATTAAAATAGCAGCTACTACTGTTGCTAAGTTTAAAGCAGCTAAACAATTGAAAGACGCAGTTGCTAAATAA
- a CDS encoding NAD(P)H-dependent glycerol-3-phosphate dehydrogenase: MKNKNITIVGTGAYGTVLANVLTDNGHNVIMYGIEESQVNDINENHINSAFFRDFIINDNIKATNDFAIAIEKAEIVVLSVPTFALDSALDNIIKYAKNPISIINIAKGLDEDKLDLLSNKIFNKLKNTNILKNLGALYGPSVAIEVILRKPTCVMACSKDIEFANIVSDLFNNEYFIVKSTTDIAGCEVASALKNVIAIASGILQGYSASDNARASLITIGNAEIFEFAKIFGAKLETFMNFATLGDLILTCSSFKSRNFSLGIAIAEKNSALSALKYHKKTVEGVSASKIAYSLIEKHKINAPLFEIMYKILYNNLNPSILINNFFKYAKVV, from the coding sequence ATGAAAAATAAAAACATCACAATTGTTGGTACTGGTGCATATGGTACCGTTTTAGCAAATGTATTAACTGATAATGGACATAACGTTATAATGTATGGTATTGAAGAAAGCCAAGTTAATGATATAAATGAAAACCATATTAATTCAGCTTTTTTTAGAGATTTTATTATTAATGATAACATTAAAGCAACTAATGATTTTGCAATTGCTATCGAAAAAGCAGAAATTGTTGTGTTGAGCGTACCCACTTTTGCATTAGATAGTGCTCTTGATAATATTATTAAGTATGCAAAAAACCCAATATCAATAATTAATATTGCTAAAGGATTAGATGAAGATAAACTAGATTTATTAAGCAATAAAATTTTTAATAAACTAAAAAATACAAATATATTAAAAAATTTAGGAGCATTATATGGTCCTTCTGTTGCAATCGAAGTAATCTTAAGAAAGCCAACTTGCGTAATGGCTTGTAGTAAGGACATAGAGTTCGCTAATATTGTCTCAGATTTATTTAACAATGAATATTTTATAGTAAAAAGTACAACTGATATAGCGGGGTGTGAGGTAGCTTCAGCTTTAAAAAATGTTATTGCAATTGCAAGTGGAATTTTACAAGGTTATAGTGCTTCAGACAATGCAAGAGCTTCTTTAATTACAATTGGTAACGCAGAAATATTTGAGTTTGCAAAAATATTTGGAGCAAAGTTAGAAACTTTCATGAATTTTGCAACATTAGGAGATCTAATATTAACTTGTTCATCTTTTAAATCAAGAAATTTCTCATTAGGAATTGCAATTGCTGAAAAAAACAGCGCTTTAAGTGCTTTGAAATACCATAAAAAAACAGTTGAAGGAGTGTCTGCTTCAAAAATAGCTTATTCTTTAATTGAAAAACATAAAATTAATGCACCTTTATTTGAAATAATGTATAAAATACTATACAATAATCTTAACCCTAGCATACTTATTAACAATTTCTTCAAGTACGCTAAGGTAGTATAG
- the der gene encoding ribosome biogenesis GTPase Der gives MKKKGIVAIVGRPNVGKSTLFNRIIKEKKSIVEDVPGVTRDRLYGDAEWLTVPFILIDTGGITLQDTKFAKEIKVQAEIAIKEADLILFVLNYKDGICPEDNAVLRILYKTNKPIILVINKYDKKDDFNSSYEYMSLGLGEPILVSSTHGIGIGDLLDKIIENLPKANEEQSNDEIKIAVVGKPNVGKSSFVNALLGEKRMIVSEIPGTTTDSVDSKIEFDNIKYSIIDTAGLRKKGKIYENIEKYSYIRSISSINKSDVVLLMLDISLPITDHDSNIGGFAYEESKPIIIIANKWDLVEKKDSNSMNKKETEIRSYFKYLSYAKILFISAVENIRVKKIFELISLVNANLKKRIKTSVLNEIFNKAQLINPAPNHNGGRLKIYYSSQVEAYIPTFVLFVNNPGYAHFSYRRYLENQIRQHFDFTGVPMKIIFRERR, from the coding sequence ATGAAAAAAAAGGGAATTGTTGCAATTGTTGGTAGGCCAAATGTTGGAAAATCAACTTTATTTAATAGAATAATAAAAGAAAAAAAATCAATTGTAGAAGATGTTCCAGGAGTAACTAGGGACAGATTATATGGTGATGCAGAGTGACTAACAGTTCCCTTCATACTAATTGATACTGGTGGTATAACTTTACAAGATACAAAGTTTGCTAAGGAAATAAAAGTTCAGGCTGAAATTGCAATTAAAGAAGCAGACTTAATATTATTTGTTTTAAATTACAAAGATGGTATATGTCCAGAAGATAATGCTGTATTAAGAATTTTATATAAAACAAATAAACCTATTATTTTAGTTATTAATAAATATGATAAAAAGGATGATTTTAATAGTTCTTATGAGTATATGAGTTTAGGGCTAGGTGAACCTATTCTAGTTTCTTCAACTCATGGTATTGGAATTGGTGATTTACTTGATAAGATAATTGAAAATTTACCAAAAGCCAATGAAGAACAATCAAATGATGAAATAAAAATCGCAGTTGTTGGTAAACCAAATGTTGGTAAATCAAGTTTTGTAAATGCTTTGTTAGGTGAAAAAAGAATGATTGTTTCAGAAATTCCTGGTACTACAACAGATTCGGTTGATAGTAAAATTGAGTTTGACAATATTAAGTACTCTATAATTGATACCGCAGGTCTTAGAAAAAAAGGAAAAATATATGAAAATATTGAAAAATATAGTTATATAAGATCAATATCTTCTATAAATAAGTCTGATGTAGTTTTATTAATGTTAGATATTAGTTTACCAATTACTGATCATGATTCAAACATTGGGGGTTTTGCATATGAAGAGAGTAAACCAATTATAATAATTGCTAATAAATGAGATTTAGTTGAAAAAAAAGACTCAAATTCAATGAATAAAAAAGAAACCGAAATAAGATCTTATTTTAAGTATTTAAGTTATGCAAAAATTTTATTCATTTCTGCAGTTGAAAATATAAGAGTTAAAAAAATATTTGAACTAATAAGTTTAGTGAATGCTAATTTAAAGAAAAGAATTAAAACAAGTGTTTTAAATGAAATATTTAATAAAGCACAACTTATTAACCCTGCACCCAACCATAATGGTGGTAGACTAAAAATATATTACTCTTCACAAGTTGAAGCGTATATTCCAACTTTTGTTTTATTTGTAAATAACCCTGGTTATGCACATTTTTCATATAGAAGATACCTTGAAAATCAAATAAGGCAACACTTTGACTTTACAGGTGTACCTATGAAAATTATCTTTAGGGAAAGGAGATAA
- the cmk gene encoding (d)CMP kinase — MDKFITIAVDGTASSGKSTVMKIVSERLNFHFLDTGLMYRAYTKYCLNNKINLLESSSIESLIKSFNFSFDNENVYVNKVNYTSFLSDNDVVTNIKYVANNKIVRDYMVGFQRQLAFNKNIIMVGRDITSVVLKDATLKIYFDCSIESRAIRRFKQNENNGIKPNIYEDIYQSILKRDSNDKTRKEGPLVITDNAWVLDTSNLSIEEAVDAVINKIKKIIN; from the coding sequence ATGGATAAATTTATAACAATAGCAGTGGATGGAACTGCAAGTAGTGGCAAAAGTACTGTTATGAAAATTGTTTCAGAAAGATTAAATTTTCACTTTTTAGATACTGGATTAATGTATAGGGCATATACAAAATATTGTCTTAACAATAAAATCAATTTATTAGAAAGTAGTTCAATTGAGTCATTGATTAAATCATTTAATTTCAGTTTTGATAACGAAAATGTTTATGTAAATAAAGTAAATTATACAAGTTTTTTATCAGATAATGACGTTGTAACAAATATAAAGTATGTTGCAAATAATAAAATAGTAAGAGATTATATGGTTGGTTTTCAAAGACAACTTGCTTTTAATAAAAATATTATAATGGTTGGAAGAGATATTACTTCTGTTGTATTAAAAGACGCAACTTTAAAAATATATTTTGATTGTTCTATAGAATCACGTGCAATACGTAGATTTAAGCAAAATGAAAATAATGGAATAAAACCAAACATATATGAAGATATATATCAAAGTATTTTAAAACGTGATTCAAATGATAAAACCAGAAAAGAAGGCCCTCTTGTAATTACTGATAATGCTTGAGTTTTAGACACAAGTAATTTAAGTATTGAAGAAGCTGTTGATGCTGTTATAAATAAAATTAAAAAAATTATAAATTAA
- a CDS encoding ferredoxin — translation MKKTWIDKDLCIGCMACVEMDETDTLFMDEDGFAEAKDNDLELKECQMVCPTSAVKIKE, via the coding sequence ATGAAAAAAACTTGGATTGATAAAGATTTATGTATTGGTTGTATGGCTTGTGTTGAAATGGATGAAACAGATACGCTATTTATGGATGAAGATGGTTTTGCTGAAGCTAAAGATAATGATTTAGAGCTAAAAGAATGTCAAATGGTTTGTCCTACTAGTGCAGTTAAAATTAAAGAATAA
- a CDS encoding rod shape-determining protein: MASKKPIYVSLDLGTAYTLVYISGQGIVYNEPSIVAYKIPENRIVAVGNEAYKMIGKANKNLRIIRPMVNGVITDAKATQAQLNYIFKRLRIEKFLKNSVVLLACPSVITELEKNALRKIALNLGAAEVFVEEEVKMAAIGGGVRVDAPSGHLVVDMGGGTSDAAVLSAGEIVLSKSVKIAGNFLNEEVLKFIKSQYGLEIGIKSAEQAKIKIGSLAKYPDERSIKLYGRDVVSGLPREIEVTPQEMREVLKIPLSKIIDLVVQVLEETPPELAGDIFRNGIVLCGGTALIKGIDKYFADTLQLPCKIAENPLMSVINGTKKYESEVYDMLKELRSKSSDNAF; this comes from the coding sequence ATGGCAAGTAAAAAACCAATTTATGTATCATTAGATTTAGGAACAGCCTATACATTAGTCTATATTTCAGGTCAAGGTATCGTTTATAACGAACCTTCAATTGTTGCGTACAAGATACCTGAAAATAGAATTGTAGCAGTAGGTAACGAAGCATATAAAATGATTGGAAAGGCAAATAAAAACCTTAGAATCATTAGACCAATGGTAAATGGTGTAATAACTGATGCAAAAGCAACTCAAGCTCAGTTAAATTACATTTTTAAAAGACTAAGAATTGAAAAATTCTTAAAAAATTCAGTAGTTCTATTGGCATGTCCATCAGTAATTACTGAATTAGAAAAAAATGCATTAAGAAAAATAGCATTAAATTTAGGAGCTGCTGAAGTATTCGTTGAAGAAGAAGTTAAAATGGCTGCAATTGGTGGTGGTGTTAGAGTTGACGCTCCATCAGGTCATTTAGTAGTAGATATGGGAGGAGGAACTTCTGATGCTGCTGTCTTATCAGCAGGGGAAATAGTTCTTTCAAAATCTGTTAAAATTGCAGGTAACTTTTTAAACGAAGAAGTTCTTAAATTTATAAAATCACAATATGGTTTAGAAATAGGGATTAAATCTGCTGAGCAAGCAAAAATAAAAATTGGTTCATTAGCAAAATATCCTGATGAAAGATCAATTAAACTTTATGGACGTGATGTTGTTTCGGGATTACCTAGAGAAATCGAAGTAACTCCTCAAGAAATGAGAGAAGTTTTAAAAATTCCATTGTCAAAAATAATTGATTTAGTTGTTCAAGTTTTAGAAGAAACACCACCTGAATTAGCAGGAGATATATTCAGAAATGGAATTGTCTTATGTGGTGGAACAGCATTAATTAAAGGTATTGATAAATACTTTGCAGATACTTTACAATTACCATGTAAAATTGCTGAAAATCCTTTAATGTCAGTAATTAATGGAACTAAAAAATACGAGAGTGAAGTATATGATATGCTTAAAGAACTAAGAAGTAAATCATCAGATAACGCATTTTAA
- a CDS encoding ECF transporter S component: MDNNIKDNEQDHKVSDHDSTKKTRDHYHDEHHFDMFGNHDDVKEDDFNWKKSIYTSRRNLTFRLTLSGMILAIAIAATSIDLYLEHLIIPIDGVILPTRFLDILVITLSIGSLGPIFSSLIAFIVPWIHMLIHGGGAIHNPLSSLVDAFGYFIVIWVLWLFYYFVFKNSYTHKNPNKKVDLFKRWLPMVAFVPIVVVLFTMINVLIIYINSAGGEEAHTDESKIYQFVKLFHEDHDHDEHEHHHANWGNFSSKMWVYTFIIFGIELARFSICYTLFGLIEPQMKKINHIFK; this comes from the coding sequence ATGGATAACAATATTAAAGATAATGAACAAGATCACAAAGTAAGTGATCACGATTCTACAAAAAAAACAAGAGATCACTACCACGATGAACACCATTTTGATATGTTTGGAAATCACGATGATGTTAAAGAAGATGATTTTAATTGAAAAAAAAGTATTTATACTTCAAGAAGGAATTTAACTTTTAGATTAACCTTATCAGGTATGATACTTGCAATCGCAATTGCAGCTACTTCAATAGACTTATATTTAGAACATTTAATAATACCAATTGATGGAGTTATATTACCTACAAGATTTTTAGACATTTTAGTAATTACACTATCAATAGGTAGTTTAGGACCAATATTTAGTAGTTTAATAGCATTTATAGTACCATGAATACATATGTTAATTCATGGGGGTGGAGCAATTCACAATCCATTATCATCACTTGTTGATGCCTTTGGATACTTTATTGTTATTTGAGTTTTATGATTATTTTATTATTTTGTATTTAAAAACTCATATACTCATAAAAACCCAAATAAAAAAGTTGACTTATTTAAAAGATGATTACCTATGGTTGCTTTTGTCCCAATAGTTGTAGTTTTATTTACAATGATAAACGTTTTAATAATATATATTAATTCAGCAGGTGGTGAAGAAGCACACACTGATGAGAGTAAAATATATCAATTTGTAAAATTATTCCACGAAGATCATGACCATGATGAACATGAACACCATCATGCAAACTGAGGAAACTTCTCAAGTAAGATGTGAGTATACACATTTATAATTTTTGGAATAGAATTAGCAAGATTCTCAATTTGTTATACACTATTTGGTTTAATCGAACCACAAATGAAAAAAATAAATCATATATTTAAATAA
- a CDS encoding inorganic diphosphatase: MKKNIIDVIIENPKGSTNKYEYDVLTKSITLDRVLYGANFYPGEYGFIDETLDWDGDPLDVISLATYPTFPGVRVRVRVLGTIRMIDAGEIDTKLFGVFNDDPRFNGIETLNDVPKHLRDEIENFFLQYKALQKKEVKINGWGDIPEAIKEIEECKERYIEYKDRYLQPGGREELLKEWKEKGLGQG, translated from the coding sequence ATGAAAAAAAATATTATTGATGTAATTATTGAAAATCCAAAAGGTAGCACTAATAAATATGAATATGATGTGCTAACTAAAAGTATTACTTTAGATAGAGTTTTATATGGCGCAAATTTTTATCCAGGAGAATATGGATTTATTGATGAAACTTTAGACTGAGATGGTGATCCATTAGATGTAATATCTTTAGCAACATACCCTACTTTTCCAGGTGTAAGAGTAAGAGTAAGAGTTCTTGGGACAATTAGAATGATTGATGCAGGTGAAATTGATACAAAACTATTTGGTGTTTTCAACGATGACCCTCGTTTTAATGGAATAGAAACTTTAAATGATGTTCCTAAACACTTAAGAGATGAAATAGAAAACTTTTTTTTACAATATAAAGCTTTACAAAAAAAAGAAGTAAAAATCAATGGTTGAGGAGATATTCCAGAAGCAATTAAAGAAATTGAAGAATGTAAAGAACGTTATATTGAATATAAAGACAGATATTTACAACCCGGTGGTAGAGAAGAACTTTTAAAAGAGTGAAAAGAAAAAGGATTAGGACAAGGTTAA